The following coding sequences are from one Nicotiana tomentosiformis chromosome 3, ASM39032v3, whole genome shotgun sequence window:
- the LOC138907359 gene encoding uncharacterized protein, producing the protein MRVDLLLLNMVDFDVILGMDWFSPCHAILDCHTKTVTLALPGLLRMESRGSLDYVPNRVISYLKAKRMAGKGCLSYLADTPTIDCVPVVRDFPDVFPADLPGMPPDRDIDFGIELVHDTQPISIPLYRMTPIELKELKEQLQELLHKGFLRPCVSPWGASVLFVKKKYGSMRMCIDYRQ; encoded by the coding sequence atgagagttgatctcttattgcttaatatggttgatttcgatgtgattctgggcatggattggttttccccatgtcatgctatcttggattgtcacactaagacggtgacgttggcacTGCCGGGGTTACTTAGGATGGAGTCgagaggttctctggactatgttcccaatagggtgatttcatatctgaaggccaAACGAATGGCtgggaagggatgtttgtcatatttggctgatactcctaccattgattgtgtcccggtagtgcgagacttcccggatgtgtttcctgcagacctgccgggcatgccacccgatagggatattgattttggtattgagttGGTGCatgacactcagcccatttctattcctctgtaccgTATGACACcaatagagttgaaggaattgaaagagcaacttcaggaacttcttcaTAAGGGGTTCCTTAGGCCttgtgtgtctccttggggtgcatcggtgctgtttgtgaagaagaaatatggttctatgcggatgtgtattgactatagaCAGtag
- the LOC138907360 gene encoding SKP1-like protein 11, with translation MAEASSSITEKCFLTLKSSDGDEFVLEESIAIQSITIKNMVEDGCSSSVIPLSKVDTETFIKVIEYMKMHSSTSSNEEEIENFDKKFVSNSINTILNILEAANFLDINNLLELCAEAVANRIKNKTPEAVRKIFNITSDFTPEEEAEIRNETPWAFEGDLDHSLD, from the coding sequence ATGGCAGAGGCATCATCATCGATCACTGAGAAATGTTTTTTGACTCTGAAGTCCTCAGATGGCGATGAGTTTGTGTTGGAAGAATCCATCGCCATTCAGTCTATAACAATCAAGAACATGGTCGAGGATGGATGCTCCTCCAGCGTCATCCCGCTCAGCAAAGTCGACACAGAAACCTTTATCAAGGTCATTGAATACATGAAGATGCACTCCTCGACCTCTTCCAACGAAGAAGAAATCGAGAACTTCGACAAGAAATTTGTGAGCAATAGCATAAATACCATTCTTAATATCTTAGAAGCCGCGAATTTTCTTGACATCAATAATTTGCTTGAGTTGTGCGCTGAGGCGGTGGCTAATAGGATTAAGAACAAGACGCCTGAAGCTGTTCGAAAGATATTCAATATCACTAGTGATTTCACCCCAGAGGAAGAGGCAGAGATTCGGAATGAGACTCCATGGGCCTTCGAAGGGGATCTTGACCACTCCCTTGACTAG